Proteins encoded within one genomic window of Flavobacterium sp. NG2:
- a CDS encoding DoxX family membrane protein, translating to MKIATIIIRTMLGLLFLYTSISHFLHLNPTPVSSGDFQAFQAGLVVSTYLIPLAKTVELLCGLSFVTGKYMTLANLVIFPVTINILLINYFLTPENLPIAIFVFLGNIFLIFTHWENYKGLFKAN from the coding sequence ATGAAAATTGCAACCATTATCATTCGAACTATGCTCGGGCTATTGTTCCTCTACACTTCAATAAGTCATTTTTTACATTTAAACCCAACACCAGTTTCCTCAGGGGATTTCCAAGCCTTTCAAGCTGGATTAGTCGTTTCTACCTATTTAATTCCACTTGCTAAAACTGTAGAATTATTATGTGGACTCTCCTTTGTGACTGGAAAATACATGACCTTAGCTAATTTGGTAATTTTTCCAGTGACTATAAATATCTTATTAATCAACTATTTTTTAACTCCTGAAAACTTACCAATAGCCATTTTTGTTTTCTTGGGGAACATATTCTTAATTTTTACCCATTGGGAAAACTACAAAGGTTTATTCAAAGCAAATTAA
- the lpdA gene encoding dihydrolipoyl dehydrogenase — MSSFDVVIIGSGPGGYVSAIRCAQLGFKTAIIEKYSTLGGTCLNVGCIPSKALLSSSHHYAEIKHFEDHGIELSGEVKVNLEKMIARKQAVVDQTSGGINYLMDKNKVTVFNGLGSFVDATHIAIAKADGTSETIEAKNIIIATGSKPSSLPFIKIDKERIITSTEALALKEVPKHLVIIGGGVIGIELGQVYLRLGAQVSVVEFMDRIIPGMDGALSKELTKVLKKQGMKFYTSHKVQSVERVGDVVTVKAENAKGEIVTLEGDYSLVSVGRRPYTDGLNAENAGVKISERGQIEVNDHLQTSASNIYAIGDVVRGAMLAHKAEEEGTMVAEILAGQKPHIDYNLIPGVVYTWPEVAAVGQTEEQLKAAGVAYKSGSFPFKALGRARASADLDGFVKILADAKTDEVLGVHMIGARTADLIAEAVVAMEYKASAEDISRMSHAHPTFAEAIKEAALAATDNRALHV, encoded by the coding sequence ATGAGTTCATTTGACGTTGTCATCATTGGTTCAGGACCAGGCGGATATGTTTCAGCTATTCGTTGTGCACAATTAGGGTTTAAAACAGCCATTATCGAAAAATATTCTACTTTAGGAGGTACTTGTTTGAATGTTGGATGTATTCCATCTAAAGCATTGTTGTCTTCTTCTCATCATTATGCTGAAATTAAGCATTTTGAAGATCACGGAATCGAACTTTCTGGTGAGGTAAAAGTGAACCTTGAAAAAATGATTGCTCGTAAACAAGCGGTAGTTGATCAAACATCAGGAGGTATCAACTATCTGATGGACAAAAATAAAGTGACTGTTTTCAATGGTTTAGGTTCGTTTGTAGATGCGACTCATATTGCTATCGCAAAAGCAGATGGTACTTCAGAAACTATTGAAGCTAAAAATATCATTATTGCTACAGGTTCAAAACCTTCTTCTTTGCCATTTATCAAAATTGATAAAGAAAGAATCATCACTTCAACTGAAGCTTTGGCTTTGAAAGAAGTTCCAAAACACTTGGTCATCATCGGTGGTGGTGTCATCGGAATCGAATTAGGTCAAGTGTACTTGCGTTTAGGAGCACAAGTATCAGTAGTAGAATTCATGGACAGAATCATTCCAGGAATGGACGGCGCTTTGTCTAAAGAATTGACTAAAGTATTGAAAAAACAAGGAATGAAATTTTATACGTCTCACAAAGTACAGTCTGTTGAAAGAGTTGGTGATGTGGTGACTGTTAAAGCAGAAAATGCTAAAGGTGAAATCGTAACTTTAGAGGGAGATTATTCATTAGTGTCTGTTGGTCGTCGTCCTTATACAGATGGATTGAACGCTGAAAATGCAGGAGTAAAAATTTCTGAAAGAGGTCAAATCGAAGTAAACGATCATTTACAAACTTCGGCTTCTAACATTTATGCTATTGGTGACGTAGTTCGTGGAGCGATGTTGGCACACAAAGCAGAGGAAGAAGGAACTATGGTTGCTGAAATCTTAGCAGGACAAAAACCACATATTGATTACAACTTAATCCCAGGTGTTGTGTATACATGGCCAGAAGTTGCTGCTGTTGGACAAACAGAAGAGCAATTAAAAGCGGCTGGTGTAGCATATAAATCAGGAAGTTTCCCATTCAAAGCCTTAGGACGTGCAAGAGCAAGTGCTGATTTGGACGGATTTGTAAAAATCTTAGCAGATGCTAAAACTGATGAGGTTCTAGGAGTTCACATGATTGGAGCAAGAACAGCTGATTTAATTGCTGAGGCGGTTGTAGCAATGGAGTACAAAGCGTCTGCTGAGGATATTTCAAGAATGTCACATGCACACCCTACATTTGCAGAAGCGATTAAAGAAGCGGCTTTGGCTGCAACTGATAACAGAGCATTGCACGTGTAA
- a CDS encoding anthranilate synthase component I family protein, whose amino-acid sequence MRLTLNKTIADPKIFKKQLLFWSQQFREIVFLDSNDYPQDYATYDCILAVDAFTSIKTDYHNAFDDLKQYQQTTRDWIFGYLSYDLKNDTEALHSKNQDGLEFPDLFFFQPKKLFLINGNSVEIQYLNMCDDELEEDLEAIFSVELENTSTHSPLLIEQRIPKEDYIKKVSQILEHIHHGDIYEANFCMEFFAENSSVHPLASFSKLNEISKPPFSVFFKNNKQFLLSASPERYLKKVGENIISQPIKGTAKRFEDPIEDEKSKHELENNPKERAENIMITDLVRNDLSHTAQKGSVEVSALCEIKSFLQVHQMISTITSKISDKFTGVEVIKYSFPMGSMTGAPKISAMKIIEELEETKRGLYSGAVGYFTPTGDFDFNVVIRSILYNQENQYVSFSVGSAITSLSNPEKEYEECLLKAKAMREVLS is encoded by the coding sequence TTGAGACTTACCCTAAACAAGACTATTGCTGACCCGAAAATATTCAAAAAGCAATTGCTATTTTGGTCACAACAATTTCGAGAAATTGTTTTTTTGGATAGTAACGACTATCCTCAAGATTATGCTACCTACGATTGTATTCTTGCAGTAGACGCTTTTACATCTATTAAAACAGACTATCATAACGCCTTTGATGATTTAAAACAATACCAACAAACCACTCGAGATTGGATTTTTGGCTATTTGTCGTATGATTTAAAAAACGATACTGAGGCTTTGCATTCCAAAAATCAGGATGGTCTCGAGTTTCCAGATTTGTTTTTCTTCCAGCCTAAAAAGTTGTTTTTAATTAATGGAAACAGTGTTGAAATCCAATATCTAAATATGTGTGATGATGAATTGGAAGAAGATTTAGAAGCAATATTTAGTGTAGAACTAGAAAACACTTCAACTCATTCTCCTCTTTTGATAGAGCAACGAATTCCGAAAGAAGATTATATTAAAAAAGTAAGCCAAATTTTGGAACATATCCATCATGGAGATATTTATGAGGCGAATTTTTGCATGGAGTTTTTTGCGGAAAACAGTAGTGTTCATCCTTTAGCTAGTTTTTCAAAATTAAACGAGATTTCAAAACCTCCTTTTTCGGTCTTTTTTAAAAATAACAAACAGTTTTTGTTGTCGGCTTCTCCTGAACGTTATTTGAAAAAGGTGGGAGAAAACATTATTTCGCAACCCATAAAAGGGACTGCCAAACGTTTTGAAGACCCTATTGAAGACGAAAAATCAAAACACGAACTAGAAAATAATCCTAAAGAACGAGCGGAGAACATCATGATAACCGATTTAGTTCGAAATGATTTGTCTCACACGGCTCAAAAAGGTTCAGTGGAAGTAAGTGCTTTATGTGAAATAAAAAGCTTTCTTCAAGTACACCAAATGATTTCGACTATTACTTCAAAAATAAGTGATAAATTTACTGGTGTCGAGGTAATTAAGTATAGTTTTCCAATGGGAAGTATGACTGGAGCTCCCAAAATTTCAGCGATGAAAATCATTGAAGAATTAGAGGAAACCAAACGAGGATTGTACAGTGGAGCAGTAGGTTATTTTACACCAACTGGCGACTTTGATTTTAATGTCGTGATTCGAAGTATCTTGTACAATCAAGAAAATCAATATGTCTCTTTTTCGGTAGGAAGTGCGATTACGTCGCTTTCAAATCCAGAAAAAGAGTATGAGGAATGTTTGTTGAAAGCGAAGGCAATGCGGGAAGTGTTGTCTTAG